The Porites lutea chromosome 4, jaPorLute2.1, whole genome shotgun sequence genome contains a region encoding:
- the LOC140934907 gene encoding uncharacterized protein yields MRFYTMSRKRAILLLLFRCLFYLHSVIGLSNTTFSSLAISVKNTTMGKSNNPLKVNNGGRRNYSHWKSRHVVKLVNVGKRSNFTSISAALRANKRAEDTLEDTVLRSAFQTRKLKEQLQRRQMIAPGYYQAECSEKKPCKEGMYCNVLYCEKCHKLNVACNANEQCCEGMVCTFGRCEKKSKGDPGTFCEKDSDCNDACCVLEPTINSHLPICKPTLGEYHQCAAILYRKIWVGDKPDCGPCKPGLECVQKGIFGSHEVCIKPE; encoded by the exons ATGCGGTTTTACACCATGTCGAGAAAACGGGCAattcttttgttattatttaGATGTTTATTTTATCTTCACTCTGTAATTGGGTTAAGCAACACTACTTTTTCAAGTTTGGCGATTTCAGTTAAAAACACAACAATGGGAAAATCGAATAACCCATTGAAAGTAAATAACGGCGGAAGACGCAACTACAGTCATTGGAAAAGCCGACATGTTGTCAAGCTGGTGAATGTAGGAAAACGTTCTAATTTTACCAGCATTTCCGCAGCTTTAAGAGCTAACAAGAGAGCAGAGGATACCCTGGAGGATACTGTACTACGTTCAGCATTTCAAACCAGAAAGTTAAAAGAACAACTTCAAAGGAGACAG ATGATAGCCCCAGGGTATTACCAAGCTGAGTGTTCCGAAAAGAAGCCCTGTAAAGAAGGAATGTACTGTAATGTACTGTACTGCGAGAAATGTCACAAACTCAACGTGGCCTGCAACGCTAATGAGCAGTGCTGTGAAGGAATGGTCTGCACTTTTGGGAGGTGCGAGAAAAAGTCCAAAGGAGATCCAG GCACATTCTGCGAAAAGGATAGCGATTGTAATGATGCTTGTTGTGTGCTGGAGCCAACCATAAACTCTCATCTTCCAATATGTAAGCCAACACTGGGTGAATATCATCAATGTGCCGCCATTTTGTATCGAAAGATCTGGGTCGGAGACAAGCCAGACTGCGGACCGTGTAAGCCTGGCCTCGAATGCGTCCAGAAAGG CATTTTTGGCAGCCATGAGGTTTGTATCAAACCGGAGTGA
- the LOC140935170 gene encoding 2',3'-cyclic-nucleotide 3'-phosphodiesterase-like, whose product MNTRRFAVYLGLSLAVCFASIALYVLATEQSRRKKSKDNKESLVALNFPFLTDAHCIEFVMKSKVMFIMRGLPGSGKSVVAHQIKQVYGDKAVKCSADDFRVTDQGDYVWKAEEYEMTHMICQDKANQACLNATPVVIIDNTNIKKFLLFQYVSIAHDTGYRVVIVEPKTSWKLSISELTRRNQHNVTEERLRELLSEFDKVFALYYGWFLSGDSFKTLKDRMLKVLRDCCENIPSFQNSFVRDSSQEQDEPTSCSSETNLPSLPCLEHPRSHLHITTFFYKRGQTQRAREYVCMVEDALGSVATLSVVAWTITPRTLTARVKLTSQQLNLWGGMLSSVDSTGQGSGDSNTVLSLNESSSCALQTTNSSFIPASYKDLVIKPTVGDGDTAHVTLSCRSDITPVQGRYDLRDLITLELTNHSYEEYKVTDGIVRSYGDGQWSVYLNEPIYVDGLFTGFYGS is encoded by the exons ATGAATACTCGGCGCTTTGCAGTTTATCTGGGATTGAGCCTTGCTGTTTGTTTTGCATCTATAGCACTCTATGTGCTTGCAACAGAACAGTCCCGCCGAAAGAAG AGTAAAGACAACAAGGAAAGTTTGGTTGCCCTGAACTTCCCATTTTTGACAGATGCTCACTGCATTGAATTTGTGATGAAGTCCAAAGTTATGTTTATAATGCGAGGATTACCTGGTAGTGGAAAATCAGTAGTTGCCCATCAGATTAAACAAGTGTATGGTGATAAGGCTGTGAAATGTTCAGCCGATGATTTCAGAGTGACTGATCAAGGAGATTATGTTTGGAAAGCTGAGGAATATGAGATGACACACATGATATGCCAAGACAAAGCAAACCAGGCCTGTCTAAATGCAACACCAGTTGTTATTATTG ATAACACCAACATCAAGAAATTTTTGCTGTTCCAATATGTTTCCATTGCACATGATACTGGCTACCGTGTGGTTATAGTTGAACCTAAGACAAGTTGGAAACTTAGCATATCTGAGTTGACCCGACGGAATCAGCACAATGTTACAGAGGAGAGACTGAGAGAGCTTTTATCTGAGTTTGATAAAGTATTTGCTCTATATTATGGGTGGTTTCTTTCAGGGGATAGTTTCAAGACTCTGAAAGACAGGATGTTAAAAGTCTTGAGAGACTGTTGCGAAAATATCCCATCATTTCAAAATAGCTTTGTAAGAGACAGTTCACAGGAACAAGATGAACCtacaa GCTGCTCCTCGGAAACAAACTTGCCATCGTTGCCTTGCCTAGAACATCCGCGTAGCCATCTCCACATAACTACATTCTTTTACAAGAGAGGGCAAACCCAAAGAGCTCGTGAGTATGTCTGTATGGTTGAAGATGCCCTTGGATCAGTGGCTACTCTGTCAGTAGTTGCCTGGACAATTACACCAAGAACATTGACTGCAAGAGTTAAACTTACTTCACAACAACTCAACCTCTGGGGGGGCATGCTCAGTTCAGTGGATTCCACAGGACAAGGAAGTGGTGACAGCAATACAGTACTCAGTCTTAAT gaatcATCGAGTTGTGCACTTCAAACAACAAATTCCTCCTTCATTCCTGCCTCGTATAAAGATTTGGTTATCAAGCCAACAGTTGGTGATGGAGATACTGCGCATGTCACGCTGTCCTGCAGAAGTGACATTACACCAGTTCAAGGACGCTATGACTTACGTGACCTCATTACACTTGAATTAACTAATCACAGTTATGAAGAGTACAAAGTGACAGACGGGATTG